A genomic window from Osmerus eperlanus chromosome 5, fOsmEpe2.1, whole genome shotgun sequence includes:
- the lmod2a gene encoding leiomodin-2a produces MSTFGYHKELGRYEEVDEEELLATLTSEELQELESELADIDPDDNVPIGLRQKDQTAKTPIGTFSRVALLKYFEDETLKLLDGNSESCAQQESKEEEEPSDKSERECGTQSDSNITGSKDNEENNKGLTDGGGAKDEENDEEKKDKCKKEPFPTSDRCGTNADVPCGNPEKGLCKKDLGTETTDLNLNATSDRLSGNPIVIDEALEQILHDDPAMTELNLNNIEDISQETLLRFAEALSANTHVQVFSLANTHADDRVAFAISKMLRENRSVTNLNVESNFVSGRGLLALLASLQHNRTIVELRFHNQRHICGGQVEMEMVQLLRDNTTLLKLGYQFDLPGPRMTATSILTRNQDRQRQRRLRQQREQGLPELPVTKQAVANPTGQVSGSKPKNRSNQTLDECPQKLTRNHLTSNKVLPPPPPPPPPSTSSEKNKPTRKIADMIKQHEGSNGVKGQPGPKKSKSKKGKNGSNEKESTDILKELRNSLKPSLRKRKDDPCCPLAPQRSGRDDLMEAIRGSSIRSLKRVNVQK; encoded by the exons ATGAGTACCTTTGGGTACCACAAGGAGCTGGGAAGATACGAGGAGGTGGACGAAGAAGAGCTGCTGGCCACCTTGACTTCTGAGGAACTCCAGGAACTGGAGAGCGAATTGGCCGACATCGACCCTGACGACAACGTCCCGATTGGGCTGAGGCAGAAAGACCAGACAGCTAAGACTCCGATAGGCACCTTCAGTAGGGTGGCACTACTGAAATACTTTGAGGATGAGACTCTGAAGCTGTTGGATGGGAATTCAGAATCATGTGCTCAACAG GAaagcaaggaggaggaggaaccatCAGATAAAAGTGAAAGGGAATGTGGAACACAGAGTGACAGCAACATCACTGGGTCCAAGGACAATGAAGAGAACAACAAAGGCCTAACTGATGGAGGGGGTGCCAAAGATGAGGAAAATgatgaagagaagaaagacaagTGCAAAAAGGAGCCTTTTCCAACATCGGACAGATGTGGTACGAATGCCGACGTCCCATGCGGGAATCCAGAGAAAGGACTTTGCAAGAAAGACTTGGGGACCGAAACCACAGACCTCAACCTTAACGCAACCTCGGACAGGCTGAGTGGGAACCCCATCGTGATCGACGAGGCCCTGGAACAGATCCTTCACGACGATCCCGCCATGACGGAGCTCAACCTCAACAACATCGAAGACATCTCCCAAGAGACCCTGTTGCGCTTTGCGGAAGCCCTGAGCGCCAACACGCACGTGCAGGTCTTCAGCCTCGCAAACACCCACGCCGACGACCGCGTGGCCTTCGCCATCTCAAAGATGCTGCGGGAAAACCGCTCCGTCACCAACCTCAACGTCGAGTCGAACTTTGTATCTGGCCGAGGCCTCTTGGCCCTGTTGGCATCTCTCCAACACAACAGGACTATCGTCGAGCTACGCTTCCACAACCAGAGGCACATCTGCGGGGGccaggtggagatggagatggtgcAGCTCTTGAGAGACAACACCACTTTGCTGAAGCTGGGGTACCAGTTCGACCTACCCGGCCCAAGGATGACGGCCACCAGCATCCTGACCCGCAAccaggacagacagaggcagaggagactgCGACAGCAAAGGGAACAAGGCCTTCCAGAATTACCAGTCACAAAACAGGCAGTTGCCAACCCTACAGGCCAAGTGTCCGGTTCCAAACCTAAAAACAGGTCGAACCAGACATTAGATGAGTGCCCTCAAAAACTGACACGTAACCACCTCACCTCAAACaaggtcctccctcctcctccgcctccccctcccccatcaacTTCTTCAGAGAAGAACAAACCAACCAGGAAGATTGCGGATATGATAAAACAGCACGAAGGTTCGAACGGGGTGAAGGGTCAGCCGGGTCCGAAGAAATCCAAATCCAAAAAGGGCAAAAACGGCTCCAACGAAAAGGAGAGCACCGACATCCTAAAGGAGCTGAGGAATTCCCTGAAGCCTTCCCTGCGGAAGAGGAAAGATGACCCCTGCTGTCCCCTGGCACCCCAGAGGTCTGGCAGAGACGACCTCATGGAGGCCATTCGTGGGAGCAGCATACGATCTCTCAAAAGA GTGAATGTCCAAAAGTGA